TCGAGCGCGGGCAACCCCTGGGCGCCCACGGGGCTGCCGGCCACCAGGGTCTCGTCGATGGCCTGCGTGCCATCCAAAATCTGACCGACATTGTTGATCACAGCATCGTTGTTGTCCGGGAAGAACTGAATGCGCTGACGGCGACTGCTCTCCTCAACGGGACCGAAGCGGACGATCTCCATGGCCTGCCAACTGAGCATGGCCGCCCGCCAGGCATCGCGCAGGGCGTCGAGATCGCCGGCGGCAGGGTCCGCACAGAACGAAGCGGCCGCCTCCTCCATTGCATCCATGCCGCCCTTCATGACGCCGTACCCCGGTTCGATGACATCGAGCCCGATGGCCATAAACAGGCGATCCTGCTCTTCCTCCAGCGTGCCGACCGGACCGAGGGGGTCATCGTCGGCAGGCGGCATACCGCCCCCTCCTCCACCGCCAGCGTTTCCACCACCACCACCATCGTCGGCGCCACCGCCCCCTCCTCCACCGCCACCACCACCACCACAGGCAGCGAGCAGCAACGAGACGAGCAGGCAGGCGAGCATCGATGTAGGTCTCGCGGTATTCATGGAAGTCTCCAATCCGGTTAAAGGGCCTTGATGAACGCTACGAGGGCGTCGCGCTCATACCGATTTAGTGAAAGAAACGCTTGGGCAGCCTGTTCGCCCTCACCACCGTGCCAGGCGATGGCCTCCGGCACGGTGCGTGCGCGGCCGTCGTGGAGCAGCCCCGCATCCGGATTAGCCGCGAGGTTCGCGCCGAGGCCCCAGAGGGCGGGCGTGCGCCATTCGGCACCCGCAGCACCCTCTTCCGGCAGGTCGCTCGCCAGACCGGGGCCCATGTCGTGCAGGAGCAGATCCGTGTAGGGCCAGATCGTCTCCAAGGCGCGAAGGCCAGACCAGTGGGTGGCAGTAGCAACCAGGTGCGAGGGCGTGTGGCAGCCATCGCAGCCAAGGCGGGCAAACACCCCCTCTCCTCGCACCACATCGGCAGCCGGCGGCGGCGGGGCAGGCGGCGCAAGGTGCGAGACGAAGTGCACCACGCGGTCGAACAAACCCGCCGTAATCTCGACGCCCTCATGCGGATCGTCGCCGGCCGAAGGGCCCTCGCAGGGAAGCTGCCCCATCGCAGCGCAGGGCTCCGATGCGAACAGCGCAGACGTGATGCCCATGTCTTCGGCAAAGGCCGTGGCGGTCTGTTGGGCGACACTGGCGTGTGTCGACTTCCAACCGAAGCGCCCCACCTGTGGTGCGTCGCCAGGTGCAGCGGAGAGCCAGCGGATACGACCGGAAATCCCGTCCCCATTGGCGTCGTTGGGATCTGCAAGCTCGCGCAGGCGAGCGGTCGGGATGGCCTCCAGCAAGCCTAAACCGAAGAGGGGTGGCGCGATCCGCGGCGAATACGCATCGCCCCCGGTGGGCAGAGAACGGTCGGTCGGCGGCGCCAGGCGGTATTGCGGTGCGGCCAGAGCAAGTTCGGAACCATCGCGCAGCACGTACTTGCGTGGCTCGTAATTGATTCGCAACTGCGCCTCACCGGCCATCTCCGGGCGCGCACTGTTCGCCGTGCCCCGCGTCTGCAACTGATGACCGTAGTACGGATGCGGGTTGCCGGTAGCATCCCCGACGGCACCGACCTTGAGGATGACGGCGGGCGTCGCCGCATCGGCACGTGGGGAATCCCCCCGCCCTCCCACCACATGGCAAGCGATACAGGAATGCGCATTGAACAGGGGGCCGAGTCCATCGCGCGCCGTGGTGGACGATGGAGCGCTCACCCAGGGATCGCGAAAGAACGCGAAGCCAACCCAAAAGTCCAGCTTGGCCCGGGACTCGAGGATGGCGGCCGGCACCACCAGGTCTTTGCCCGCCTTAGTGGGTGCGGTCCAGCTAGCACCTGCCCTAGGTAGCGCGGAAGGCGAGCGCTCACAGCCACCGATCATAGTTGCGGCAATCGCCAGGGCACCCGCGACCGAAAGCAGCGATAGGCCTGCCACCCTCTCTCCGATCGGCGTGCGCACTACAAGGACTCGAGAAAGGCCAGTAGGTCCGCACGTTCATCGGCGGCGAGGGCGCGAAACGCCGATTGGGCCTGCCCTGCTTCGCCGCCGTGCCACAAGACGGCCTCTTCGATGCTGCGAGCGCGGCCGTCATGCAGGTAAGAGGCATCGGGATTGACCGTCTGCACCAGGCCCAAGCCCCAAAGCGGTGCTGTGCGCCACTCGACGCCGCTCCCCAGCAGATCTGGGCGACCATCGGCCAGCCCCTCGCAGCGCTGCACCCAATGGCAATCATCGCCGGGCGCGCAGGCGCCACCCGCACCGTCCTCTCGCACGATCGGCTCACAGGAGCCGCCCATGTCGTGCAACAGCAGGTCGGTGTAGGGGTAGATCGTCTGGCCTGACAGCACTGCGATCGGCGGGGCGTCCGGCACCAGTGTGTTTAGCTCGATCTCGCCGAGCACACTGCCTGGTGCCGTGCCCGTGACAAAACTCTGCTGATGGCAGGCGCCGCAGCCGGCTTCGAAGAAACGCTCTCGGCCACGTACGATCTGATCGTCCCAAGTCTCGCTCGCCTCATCGAAACCACGACGCGGCGGCACGGCCAGCAGGCGCGAATAGAACTCGACTAGGGCGAGCTCGATAAGAGGAATATCAACATCGCCCTCGTGCCTATCGGGCTCCAACAGGGCGGCGTTGATGCAGCTGGCCTGGTTTGGCGCGCACGGCTCTTCGGTGGCAAAGGCACTGGTGACGCCGATATCGCCACGGTAGGCGCCGACCA
This sequence is a window from Pseudomonadota bacterium. Protein-coding genes within it:
- a CDS encoding di-heme oxidoredictase family protein, with translation MPAAILESRAKLDFWVGFAFFRDPWVSAPSSTTARDGLGPLFNAHSCIACHVVGGRGDSPRADAATPAVILKVGAVGDATGNPHPYYGHQLQTRGTANSARPEMAGEAQLRINYEPRKYVLRDGSELALAAPQYRLAPPTDRSLPTGGDAYSPRIAPPLFGLGLLEAIPTARLRELADPNDANGDGISGRIRWLSAAPGDAPQVGRFGWKSTHASVAQQTATAFAEDMGITSALFASEPCAAMGQLPCEGPSAGDDPHEGVEITAGLFDRVVHFVSHLAPPAPPPPAADVVRGEGVFARLGCDGCHTPSHLVATATHWSGLRALETIWPYTDLLLHDMGPGLASDLPEEGAAGAEWRTPALWGLGANLAANPDAGLLHDGRARTVPEAIAWHGGEGEQAAQAFLSLNRYERDALVAFIKAL